The Musa acuminata AAA Group cultivar baxijiao chromosome BXJ2-5, Cavendish_Baxijiao_AAA, whole genome shotgun sequence genomic interval CCATTTCTCCAATTTGTAAGTCCTGAGATGAAAGGTGAGGTGAATGGTAGCTGTGTGCAGCACAAGTTTCATGAGCAGTAAAACCTACCTGCAGGCAGACCGAGCAGCAATTCTTCTCCCCTGTTGCGTCCTCACGGTCTTGGGTAGTAATTCTGAACTTGGGAATTCTGTCGATTGCATCCATGGGCAATCCTCTGATGCCTCCGGTCTCGAAGAAATCGAGACTCTCCATGAAGGGCAAACTGAGAGCACTCATCTGAGGACGTTCATCGTATATAAACCACATGGTAGGGGTAGTCTCAGTAGGTTTGAATCTCTGCGACTCAGGTAGAGAAACATACCTGACTCTGTACTGCACTCTGTACAGCTGGGCCAACCTTCTCCCGAACCAGTCTTCCGCTCAATAGGCTAGAGATTATGTCCATCTGTAGAACTCAAATTAGAACTCACTCGAATCAAGCATTCGGAGTTGCGCCACTAAAAGGTTGTGATATCACAGCCAATATCTGAAGCTCAGGCTTCAAAAGAATAGGGACAAGCGTTGGAGAATTACCACGTAGAGAACACTCCAAATCCCTGACTCCTGGGAGTTCCAGAGGTCAAGAGATGATTCAACTACTTCGATGGAGAAGACGGCACCAGAAATAGCTCCGATTCCAGCCCCTCGCAGCAGGCCGCTCTCAGTCGCTAGGCCTATGGGAGCACCTGTGATGGCCCCGACCAATGAACCAACTGCACAACATGACAAGGAGAACCATTTGTTGGTATATCTCGTCTGTATGAAGCGGCAGGAGCTCAAGAACTCATACTTGGGAAGATCTACAAGCATATTTTAGATGATTCAAGAAAAGAATAGGAATCGGCACGGGAACAGAGACAGTTATCCAGAGAAAATTAAGCAATTCGGGTGGAAAATTGTAGGAATAATCAAGCAATTCATCACCCTCTCCATGTTATTTCTCTCTAACGGAAAAGAAATATTCGCGGGATGAGAAAATTAGGGAGACATCCCTTCTGGAAACAATCAACACCGACAGCGGCAAACTGCAGAAACAGGAGGAGGCAAGAGAGGGTCAGAAGAGAAATAATCGACCTATCGCGAAGACACAGGTGACTACGGCGCAAAGTACTCTCCCAAACATCTGAAAGACCATGAAGCTGTATCCGTCACTCTCTCTGCCCTCGGAAGAAGAGaagtgagaagaagaagaagaagaagaagaagaagaagaagaagaagaagaagaagaggatgaggaggaaAGGAAATCCATGTCCTACTGTTGAGGAGTAGGTGGGATGGGCTGTGGACGTGAGGGTaatatatacagagagagagggagacaTACATGAGAGAGGTGCTTAAATGTTGAGAGTGAGGGAGCGAATGAAGAGCAGAACCGACCCCCATGCACGAAATGTATTTGACCTTATGAATGTATTTTCGCAAGCCTACGTTGTCCTACCTACGCCGGAGGTTAAAGAAGCTTCCTCGGTTCCTTTTCACTGGTTCTCTGTGGTGATGGTTGCAAGAAAATGACTCGCAGCAAGAAAACCACGGATGTGCAATGAGTACCAGTGAAGTGCTCAACAAGCACTTTCTCTTTGAGTTCACGGAGACATGCCAACtaatgctcctcctcctcctcctcctcgaatcACACAAGAATGGACTGAAACTGACCCGAGGGATCATGGGCGTGGAATTGACTTGTGGCTCAAGATATGGGCGTGAACTTGTATTGTATGTAATCTGAGACAAATGAATGTGTACCTCCGTCCTTCATGAGGTGGCCCATTTAGTAGCACTCAGAATTAGCAGTGCCCTAAATATCGTGAGGATAATAAATGAGACAGCTCATGCAGGGCAGAATTCAGTACGAGCATTCGCGGTTGGGAAAACGTCGTCTGCAGCTTCTTCAATTTTGAAGTAGGAGGTCGAGTGAAAGAGAAGACACGAAATGCCCTCCGCTTGCTCTGTATTGTGGATGACCGCAGGTACTACCACAAGGAATTGAAAGAGGGCGGCCGACAAGATGATTAATCTGCGCTCACGACATTACGAGCAAGAGAGCAAATGGG includes:
- the LOC103984546 gene encoding NEP1-interacting protein 2 isoform X1, coding for MDFLSSSSSSSSSSSSSSSSSSSSSHFSSSEGRESDGYSFMVFQMFGRVLCAVVTCVFAIVGSLVGAITGAPIGLATESGLLRGAGIGAISGAVFSIEVVESSLDLWNSQESGIWSVLYVMDIISSLLSGRLVREKVGPAVQSAVQSQMSALSLPFMESLDFFETGGIRGLPMDAIDRIPKFRITTQDREDATGEKNCCSVCLQVGFTAHETCAAHSYHSPHLSSQDLQIGEMARKLPHCHHMFHSPCIDSWVIRHASCPLCRRDV
- the LOC103984546 gene encoding NEP1-interacting protein 2 isoform X2 — translated: MDFLSSSSSSSSSSSSSSSSSSSSSHFSSSEGRESDGYSFMVFQMFGRVLCAVVTCVFAIVGSLVGAITGAPIGLATESGLLRGAGIGAISGAVFSIEVVESSLDLWNSQESGIWSVLYVMDIISSLLSGRLVREKVGPAVQSAVQSQMSALSLPFMESLDFFETGGIRGLPMDAIDRIPKFRITTQDREDATGEKNCCSVCLQDLQIGEMARKLPHCHHMFHSPCIDSWVIRHASCPLCRRDV